The following are from one region of the Lynx canadensis isolate LIC74 chromosome D4, mLynCan4.pri.v2, whole genome shotgun sequence genome:
- the LOC115499086 gene encoding interferon omega-1-like, with protein MALLRPLLTALALLTCRPGGSLGCALPGSHAQVSRDNLVLLGQMRRLSPFLCLRARKDFRFPREMLEGGQLREAQAAAAVLRELLQQTFNLLHTERSSAAWSPAPLHGLRSGLHRQLEALDACLVNPQERVGVGEGRKAKFDPKFDLGPGSWPAGGELPCEGFVLLLSVLGSPVSLHVQHLAHHRHGGIHSGPPAIHQDTETRQPTWF; from the coding sequence ATGGCTCTCCTGCGCCCTCTGCTGACCGCCCTGGCGCTGCTCACCTGCCGCCCTGGAGGCTCTCTGGGCTGTGCCCTGCCTGGGAGCCACGCGCAGGTTAGCAGGGACAACTTGGTGCTCCTGGGCCAGATGCGGAGACTGTCCCCTTTCTTGTGCCTGCGGGCCAGAAAAGACTTCCGCTTCCCCCGGGAGATGCTGGAGGGCGGCCAGCTCCGGGAGGCCcaggccgccgccgccgtccTGCGGGAGCTGCTCCAGCAGACCTTCAACCTGTTGCACACGGAGCGCTCCTCGGCGGCCTGGAGCCCCGCGCCGCTGCACGGACTCCGCTCTGGCCTCCACCGGCAGCTGGAAGCCCTGGACGCCTGCTTGGTGAATCCTCAGGAAAGGGtaggagtgggggaaggaagaaaagccaagTTTGATCCCAAGTTTGATCTTGGCCCTGGATCATGGCCAGCAGGGGGCGAACTTCCCTGTGAGGGTTTTGTTCTCCTACTCAGTGTACTGGGTTCCCCTGTTTCCCTTCACGTTCAGCACTTAGCTCATCATCGCCATGGGGGCATTCACTCGGGTCCCCCAGCTATTCATCAGGACACAGAAACAAGGCAGCCTACATGGTTTTGA